The Vibrio gazogenes DNA segment AGCATTCTGAAAGATTACAGTAATGCTTATGATTTCAAGTTCGTTTCATTACGTTATTTCAACGCATCGGGTTGTGACCCTGAGTGTGAAGTTGGTGAGAATCATAATCCTGAAACGCATTTAATTCCTTTGATTTTGGATGCGGCTATCGGTAAAAGAGATAGTATTAAAGTCTTCGGTAGTGATTATGATACTCGTGATGGCAGTGCTATTCGTGATTATATTCATGTGATTGATCTCGCTGAAGCGCATATTTTGGCTCTCAAGTCCTTATTAGCCGGAGGAGATAGCGATATCTTTAATCTTGGTAATGGACAAGGATTTACAGTTAAAGAAGTCATTGAATGTGTTAAGCAAGTAACCCAGAAAGAGTTTAAGGTTATTTATACTGACAGAAGACCGGGTGATCCAAGTAGTTTAATTGGTTCGAGCGATAAAATTATTGCCAAGTTAAATTGGAAACCAAAGTTTGCTCGTCTTGAAGATATCATTAAAACGGCTTGGGATTGGCATGTGAAATTGAATGAAAAAAATTAGCATTCAATATCATATATAAGGGATAGTCATGACTACCCCTTTTTATTAAATCTGTTTTAAGATGAAATAAGTAGTGATTAAATATAGTGTTCTTATTTGCACCTATCACGGTGAACGTTATATAAAAGAACAAGTTCAGAGTATACTTGATCAAAAATACAAGCCAGAAATGGTTATTGTCTCTGATGATAGTTCTAATGATTTGACAAAAGAAGCATGCCGTCAAGTTTTTAATGA contains these protein-coding regions:
- the galE gene encoding UDP-glucose 4-epimerase GalE, producing MKNILVVGGAGYIGSHTCKMLSQKGFNPIVFDNLIYGHKEFIKWGEFVLGDLSDINQIRLVFEKYQIDAVMHFAAFAYVGESVEHPQKYYANNVVATLNLLNVMIEFGVKNFIFSSTCATYGNPQYLPIDEAHPQTPINPYGMSKLMVESILKDYSNAYDFKFVSLRYFNASGCDPECEVGENHNPETHLIPLILDAAIGKRDSIKVFGSDYDTRDGSAIRDYIHVIDLAEAHILALKSLLAGGDSDIFNLGNGQGFTVKEVIECVKQVTQKEFKVIYTDRRPGDPSSLIGSSDKIIAKLNWKPKFARLEDIIKTAWDWHVKLNEKN